From a single Spongiibacter taiwanensis genomic region:
- the lpxK gene encoding tetraacyldisaccharide 4'-kinase has protein sequence MGLTSAIEKAWYRRSPGWLWLLLPLEGVFRVLSALRRRSVRPVSAEVPVVVVGNLAVGGSGKTPLVLALTEALTARGYRVGICSRGYGSRAPSYPYFVTNTSLAVEAGDEPLLLARRSGVPVVIAPDRPLAVSYLRDQCQCNVILSDDGLQHYKMARKVEVVVIDGTRNLGNGHCLPVGPLREPPSRLGEVDFVVVNNPGQGSPVGEKMHLKPMPLQPLNGGAADSDSSVWRDDVRRVHAVAGIGNPARFFSTLRQMGLELVEHPFADHHKFTRDDFQFAADLPIVMTEKDAVKCGHLGLTNAWYVPVTAELPADFLDRVIAAIEH, from the coding sequence GTGGGGCTTACCAGTGCAATCGAAAAAGCCTGGTACCGCCGATCACCCGGGTGGCTGTGGTTATTGCTGCCCCTTGAGGGCGTGTTTCGCGTATTGAGTGCGCTGCGCCGGCGATCGGTTAGGCCCGTTTCTGCCGAGGTGCCGGTAGTGGTGGTGGGCAACCTGGCGGTGGGCGGCAGCGGCAAGACCCCGCTGGTACTGGCCCTGACAGAGGCCCTGACTGCCCGCGGGTATCGGGTGGGCATTTGCAGCCGCGGTTATGGCAGCCGGGCGCCGAGCTATCCCTACTTCGTTACCAACACTTCTCTGGCCGTTGAGGCGGGCGATGAACCGCTGCTACTGGCGAGGCGCAGCGGCGTGCCGGTGGTGATCGCGCCGGATCGCCCTTTGGCAGTCAGCTACTTGCGCGACCAATGCCAGTGCAATGTGATCCTTAGTGACGACGGCCTGCAGCATTACAAGATGGCGCGTAAGGTCGAAGTGGTGGTGATCGATGGCACCCGGAATCTGGGCAACGGCCACTGTTTGCCGGTGGGCCCCCTGCGTGAGCCCCCGTCTCGGTTAGGCGAGGTGGATTTTGTGGTGGTCAATAACCCTGGCCAGGGCAGTCCGGTAGGGGAGAAGATGCACCTGAAGCCTATGCCGCTGCAACCCCTCAATGGCGGCGCCGCTGACAGCGACTCATCGGTCTGGCGGGATGATGTGCGTCGGGTACACGCCGTTGCCGGTATAGGGAATCCGGCGCGGTTTTTCAGCACCCTGCGGCAAATGGGCCTGGAGCTAGTCGAACACCCCTTTGCGGATCATCACAAGTTCACCCGGGACGATTTTCAATTTGCTGCAGACCTGCCCATCGTGATGACCGAAAAAGACGCGGTAAAATGCGGT